One region of Chlorobiota bacterium genomic DNA includes:
- a CDS encoding acyl-CoA carboxylase subunit beta — MLIGSPLQQTPAFQKNDQTNRALLDDILAADERTRAGGGAKAAERLHKKGKLTARERINLLIDPGTWFMEIGLHTAHGFYQEEGGAPSAGVVAGVGIVEGRECMIVANDATVKAGAWFPLTAKKNMRAQEIAIENRLPVIYLVDSAGVFLPMQDEIFPDKEHFGRQFRNNAVMSSMGIPQIACIMGPCVAGGAYLPIMSDEALIVEGNGSLFLAGPALVQAAIGEKAEIEELGGARMHCSISGVTDYRPKDDPEAISMIRSLVGKFSPTLGKRNLFDRATPQLPAFPEDDLFAAIAHDRTRPYDTYQLLARLIDESQFDEYKAEYGKTIICGYARVDGWAVGIVANNRNIVRTERGEMQIGGVIYSDSADKAARFILNCNQRKIPLVFLQDVTGFMVGTRAEQGGIIKDGAKMVNAVSNSTVPKFTFIIGNSYGAGNYAMCGKAYDPRLIYAWPSANIAVMGGAQASKTMLTIKLAQLEKEGKTISTEEQQALLREIQERYNATTHPLYAAARLWVDGIVDPRQTRQIISRGLSMASHNHEIPAFNPGVIQT; from the coding sequence ATGCTTATCGGCTCCCCTCTGCAGCAAACACCTGCATTCCAGAAGAACGACCAGACCAACCGCGCACTGCTTGACGACATCCTTGCTGCCGACGAACGCACACGCGCCGGCGGCGGCGCAAAAGCGGCCGAGCGGCTCCACAAAAAAGGGAAGCTCACCGCCCGCGAACGGATCAACCTGCTGATTGACCCCGGCACATGGTTCATGGAGATCGGCCTTCACACCGCCCACGGTTTCTACCAAGAAGAAGGGGGCGCGCCCTCGGCAGGGGTGGTTGCTGGCGTTGGAATTGTGGAGGGGCGCGAGTGCATGATTGTTGCCAACGATGCCACCGTAAAAGCGGGGGCCTGGTTCCCCCTCACCGCCAAGAAGAATATGCGGGCGCAGGAAATCGCCATCGAGAACCGCCTTCCGGTGATCTACCTTGTGGACAGCGCAGGGGTCTTCCTTCCGATGCAGGATGAAATCTTCCCCGACAAAGAGCATTTCGGCAGGCAGTTTAGGAACAACGCCGTGATGAGCAGCATGGGCATCCCACAAATTGCTTGCATCATGGGACCCTGCGTTGCCGGCGGGGCCTACCTGCCGATTATGTCCGACGAAGCCTTGATTGTGGAAGGGAATGGCTCCCTTTTTTTGGCGGGACCGGCGTTGGTGCAGGCGGCGATTGGGGAGAAGGCGGAGATCGAGGAGCTTGGCGGTGCGCGGATGCACTGCTCCATCAGCGGCGTGACGGATTACCGCCCGAAGGATGACCCCGAAGCAATCTCCATGATCCGCTCGCTGGTTGGCAAATTCAGCCCAACGCTTGGCAAGCGGAACCTGTTCGACCGCGCCACGCCACAGCTGCCAGCCTTCCCGGAAGATGACCTGTTCGCCGCGATTGCCCACGACCGCACCCGCCCCTACGACACTTACCAACTGCTTGCACGGCTGATTGATGAATCCCAGTTTGACGAGTACAAAGCGGAGTACGGCAAAACCATCATCTGCGGCTACGCACGGGTTGATGGATGGGCGGTGGGAATCGTTGCCAACAACCGGAACATCGTCCGGACCGAGCGGGGGGAGATGCAGATTGGTGGGGTGATCTACAGCGACAGCGCCGACAAAGCCGCACGCTTCATCCTGAACTGCAACCAACGGAAAATCCCGCTGGTGTTCCTGCAAGATGTCACCGGGTTCATGGTTGGAACCCGGGCCGAGCAAGGGGGGATCATCAAGGATGGCGCGAAGATGGTCAACGCCGTCAGCAACTCCACCGTCCCGAAGTTCACGTTCATCATCGGCAACAGCTACGGGGCCGGAAACTATGCCATGTGCGGCAAGGCGTACGACCCCCGGCTGATCTACGCCTGGCCAAGCGCGAACATTGCGGTGATGGGTGGCGCGCAAGCCTCCAAAACCATGCTGACGATCAAACTGGCGCAGCTTGAGAAGGAGGGGAAAACCATCAGCACCGAAGAACAGCAAGCGTTGCTGCGGGAAATTCAGGAACGGTACAACGCCACCACCCACCCCCTGTACGCCGCCGCACGCCTTTGGGTGGATGGCATTGTGGACCCGCGCCAAACCCGGCAGATCATCTCCCGCGGGTTATCCATGGCCAGCCACAACCACGAAATCCCGGCATTCAACCCCGGGGTGATTCAGACGTGA
- a CDS encoding peroxiredoxin gives MIPEGVPAPDFTATTTDGTVVTLSHFQGSNNVVLFFYPEDDTPGCTREACGFRDAKPEYDAADTVIFGVSLDDQSSHQAFTEKFSLNFPLLVDSGGEICAAYGVPVNNGWPKRVTFLINKEGIISKVWEQVHVAAHATEVLQELLAPKKVE, from the coding sequence ATGATACCAGAAGGAGTTCCCGCGCCAGATTTCACCGCAACCACAACCGATGGAACGGTGGTAACGCTCAGCCATTTTCAAGGATCGAACAATGTGGTGCTCTTTTTCTATCCAGAAGACGACACCCCGGGCTGCACCCGCGAAGCCTGCGGATTCCGCGACGCAAAACCGGAGTACGACGCTGCCGACACCGTCATCTTTGGCGTGAGCTTGGATGACCAATCGTCGCACCAGGCCTTCACGGAAAAATTCAGCCTGAACTTCCCGTTGCTGGTGGATAGCGGCGGCGAAATCTGCGCCGCGTACGGCGTACCGGTCAACAACGGCTGGCCAAAACGGGTGACGTTCCTCATCAATAAAGAAGGGATCATCAGCAAAGTTTGGGAGCAGGTCCACGTGGCCGCCCACGCGACCGAGGTGTTGCAGGAACTTCTGGCCCCGAAAAAAGTGGAGTAG
- a CDS encoding type II toxin-antitoxin system HicB family antitoxin — protein sequence MNHPVIIYPAPEGGYTAEIPSFPGCLAQGETIEECMKELEIVMNLWLQTAQPTDQPLLTTEAAIERMRTWSLASPR from the coding sequence ATCAACCATCCAGTCATCATCTACCCTGCGCCAGAAGGGGGATACACAGCGGAGATACCGTCATTTCCGGGATGCCTTGCCCAGGGGGAAACGATTGAGGAGTGCATGAAGGAATTGGAGATAGTGATGAACCTTTGGCTGCAAACCGCCCAGCCGACGGATCAGCCTTTACTCACCACTGAAGCCGCCATTGAGCGAATGCGAACATGGAGTTTGGCATCTCCACGATAG
- a CDS encoding sulfite exporter TauE/SafE family protein, translated as MVHPLELAGYISAAAIGISLGLIGSGGSILTVPVLVYLFHVDPLPATTYSLFIVGMTSLFGAVAHFRLGNINWRVTAMFGVPSVASVWVVRSLVVPAIPATLFTAGGFALTKSIALLLLFAVLMLMSATKMLQRQEHGHHPLHSVTDGSHNYWGVALKGLLVGAITGLVGAGGGFLIIPALVLMAGLPMKQAVGTSLSIIALNASVGFASSIAKNPSLDWPLLLTLSGIAAVGILAGTAASRHVSNEKLKPAFGWFVLTVGTYIIVRELLLNQL; from the coding sequence ATGGTCCATCCGCTTGAACTTGCTGGCTACATCAGCGCCGCAGCCATTGGCATATCGCTGGGGCTGATTGGCAGTGGCGGGTCCATTCTCACGGTTCCGGTGTTGGTCTATCTGTTCCATGTTGACCCGTTGCCGGCAACCACGTACTCGCTGTTCATTGTTGGGATGACCAGCTTGTTCGGGGCGGTTGCGCACTTCCGGCTTGGGAACATCAACTGGCGCGTTACGGCGATGTTCGGCGTGCCGTCGGTGGCCAGTGTGTGGGTGGTGCGTTCGCTGGTGGTTCCGGCTATCCCCGCCACGTTGTTTACGGCTGGCGGATTCGCGCTCACGAAATCTATCGCCCTGCTTCTGCTGTTTGCCGTGCTGATGCTGATGTCGGCCACGAAAATGCTGCAACGCCAGGAGCATGGCCACCACCCGCTCCACTCCGTCACCGACGGAAGCCACAACTACTGGGGCGTTGCGCTGAAAGGGTTGCTGGTGGGCGCAATCACGGGGCTGGTGGGGGCCGGCGGCGGGTTCCTGATTATCCCCGCGCTGGTGCTGATGGCCGGGCTGCCAATGAAACAAGCGGTTGGCACGTCACTCTCCATCATCGCCCTGAACGCATCGGTGGGGTTTGCCAGCAGCATTGCAAAAAATCCCAGCCTGGATTGGCCCTTGCTGCTGACCCTAAGCGGCATTGCTGCGGTTGGAATTCTTGCCGGGACCGCGGCCTCGCGCCACGTAAGCAATGAGAAGTTGAAGCCAGCGTTCGGGTGGTTCGTGCTGACGGTGGGGACGTACATCATCGTCAGGGAACTGCTACTGAACCAGTTGTGA
- a CDS encoding DUF262 domain-containing protein, with amino-acid sequence MQQQDTQFVIPVYQRNYDWRNEQCQQLMKDILTVGAASETQSHFVGSVVYLQTSITSNPTFLTIIDGQQRLTTLTLIWIALQRRAHEWGNERMADEIRKKFLINEYQDEGARMKLRPIKKDERALRYLLGSDRSEWTGGFSRLIENFQYFYNSITLEALQTVRKGVEKLVFIDVALERGKDDPQRIFQSLNSTGLDLSQADLIRNYVLLDLDPKKQDAIYENYWAKIEENTQEQNRKESRLSDFIRDYLTFKFRDIPNKDKVFVTFKAKYPINNEVELEALLQDLRSYSVWYGRLLNPQTEPNEAIREGLHLINRVSTTVAYPFLLEVFRDYSDGKGKISAEEVVRVLELVQSFTFRRFLCDLPTNALNKIFATLYRDVLPDQYLPSLEASLVQRQGKHRFPTDDEIERQIAVKDMYNVKSHNRTYFFERLENHGQRIKAQVEGNSDVTIEHIFPQRPGAEWEKELGAELEEMKSLMNTAANLTLSAFNSSLSNRPFREKRDMPEKGYKASTLRLDKFLANLERWDLDALQQRRQQIIDRCKIIWSYPQEAANAISAEQQLRLGLEFDILDIAPDDATSKKIAWASFEGKVLESPSYRELYLHVCRVMFQREPHIFFNLDRQGKLWVRSDPRFFRTPMKISDTYYVEANLSARDIILRIQAILEACETDDQLILQFES; translated from the coding sequence ATGCAGCAGCAGGACACGCAGTTTGTGATCCCTGTCTATCAGCGCAACTACGACTGGCGGAACGAGCAATGCCAGCAATTGATGAAGGACATTCTTACCGTTGGAGCCGCCAGCGAGACACAAAGCCACTTTGTGGGAAGCGTCGTTTATCTGCAAACCAGCATCACCAGCAACCCCACCTTCCTCACCATCATTGATGGCCAGCAACGGCTAACCACCCTGACGCTTATCTGGATTGCCTTGCAACGCCGGGCGCACGAATGGGGGAACGAACGAATGGCCGATGAGATCCGCAAAAAGTTCCTGATTAACGAGTACCAAGATGAGGGAGCCAGAATGAAATTGCGTCCCATCAAAAAGGACGAACGCGCACTCCGCTACCTTTTGGGCAGCGACCGTTCCGAATGGACCGGAGGCTTCTCCCGGCTGATCGAAAACTTCCAATACTTCTACAACAGCATCACCCTTGAGGCGCTTCAGACCGTGCGGAAAGGGGTGGAGAAGTTGGTGTTTATTGATGTGGCGTTGGAACGTGGGAAGGATGACCCGCAACGCATCTTCCAAAGCCTGAACTCAACCGGATTGGACCTTAGCCAAGCGGACCTTATCCGCAACTACGTGCTGCTGGACCTTGACCCAAAAAAGCAGGATGCCATCTACGAAAACTACTGGGCCAAGATCGAGGAGAACACGCAGGAACAGAACCGCAAAGAATCGCGCCTCTCCGACTTCATCCGCGACTATCTCACCTTCAAATTCCGCGACATCCCGAACAAGGATAAAGTGTTCGTCACCTTCAAGGCCAAGTACCCAATCAACAACGAGGTGGAGTTGGAGGCATTGCTGCAAGATTTACGCAGCTACTCGGTCTGGTACGGCAGGTTACTCAACCCGCAGACCGAGCCGAACGAGGCGATTCGCGAAGGGCTGCATCTTATCAACCGGGTTTCCACAACGGTGGCTTATCCATTTTTGCTGGAGGTTTTTCGCGATTACAGCGACGGCAAAGGGAAAATCTCGGCAGAAGAGGTGGTGCGGGTGTTGGAGCTTGTGCAATCCTTCACCTTCCGGCGGTTCCTGTGCGACCTTCCCACCAACGCCTTGAACAAAATTTTTGCCACGCTTTACCGCGACGTTCTTCCCGACCAATATCTTCCATCGCTAGAGGCCTCGCTGGTGCAGCGGCAAGGGAAGCACCGTTTCCCAACCGATGATGAGATTGAGCGGCAGATAGCCGTGAAGGATATGTACAACGTTAAATCGCACAACCGGACCTACTTCTTTGAGCGTTTGGAGAACCACGGCCAACGAATCAAGGCGCAGGTGGAGGGGAATTCCGATGTGACGATCGAGCATATCTTCCCGCAACGCCCGGGAGCAGAGTGGGAGAAGGAGTTAGGAGCAGAGTTGGAGGAGATGAAGTCGCTGATGAACACCGCCGCGAACCTTACCCTGTCGGCGTTTAACTCATCGCTTAGCAACCGTCCCTTCCGCGAAAAACGGGATATGCCGGAGAAGGGCTACAAAGCCAGCACACTCCGGTTGGATAAATTCTTGGCGAATCTTGAGCGTTGGGATCTGGATGCGTTGCAGCAGCGGCGGCAGCAGATTATTGATCGCTGCAAAATCATCTGGAGCTATCCGCAAGAAGCGGCAAATGCAATCTCAGCCGAACAACAGCTGAGATTAGGATTAGAGTTCGACATCCTTGACATTGCCCCCGACGATGCAACCAGCAAGAAAATAGCATGGGCTTCGTTCGAGGGGAAGGTGCTGGAGTCGCCAAGTTATCGTGAACTGTACCTGCATGTCTGTAGGGTGATGTTCCAGCGCGAGCCGCACATCTTTTTCAACTTGGATCGCCAGGGGAAGTTGTGGGTGCGCAGCGATCCACGATTCTTCAGAACTCCAATGAAAATCAGCGACACGTATTACGTGGAGGCGAACCTTTCGGCTCGTGATATCATCCTCCGCATCCAGGCCATTCTTGAAGCGTGCGAAACGGACGACCAGCTTATCCTGCAATTCGAGTCGTGA
- a CDS encoding M28 family peptidase — MLQPRIRIAIAAAFVSLIAAGSVAAQKISEDQLRDDVKYLASDALEGRRAATPANLKAAEFLAERFRAVGLRNAPGLQNYFHRFSYTTGVELGDRTQLLLLNANGVRPLQLGTEYNPMGFSSVGSVQGDLVFVGYGITNPEAKHDDYAGVNVNGKIAVAMRYGPDGNNPHSSFAEHMSFMAKVRAARSHGATALIVINQPNEEQKLYPLMLERAGSNFGLPVLFATSPAFDDVRDPQEQPLKEVQLQIDSLKRPNSFPISGWRADLNVDLRVNRDSIPNVIGVLPGTDPKLKDEVVVIGGHFDHLGWGGEGSLAHNHDSAIHHGADDNASGTAGVLALAEYFAKKGGNRRTLVFCGFNAEEEGLLGSAALVANFPYPIQNVVAMVNMDMIGRLDSNTLVMHGIGTSPEWEPMVKRLNRDRFTLKLVPDGFGPSDHSSFYAKDIPVLFYFTNLHKDYHRPSDTWEKVNYPGLKQIVELVAQSVSAVDAMDQRPAFTKAQATQTPRSGSGFKVYVGTIPDYAFEGKGLRLSGVSDGGPAATAGLKGGDVIVKLGGKEIANIYDYTDALGQFKPKQEVEVEYLRGSATMTGKIVMGSR; from the coding sequence ATGCTTCAGCCCAGAATACGCATTGCCATTGCCGCCGCGTTCGTCAGCCTGATTGCTGCCGGAAGCGTTGCCGCGCAAAAAATCTCCGAAGACCAGCTTCGCGATGATGTGAAATATCTGGCCAGCGACGCTCTGGAAGGTCGCCGCGCCGCCACGCCCGCCAACCTGAAAGCTGCGGAGTTCCTTGCCGAACGGTTCCGCGCCGTGGGCCTTCGGAACGCGCCAGGGTTGCAGAATTATTTCCACCGGTTCAGCTACACCACCGGGGTGGAGCTTGGCGACCGGACGCAACTGCTTCTGCTGAATGCCAACGGTGTGCGCCCGCTGCAGCTTGGCACGGAATACAACCCAATGGGCTTCAGCTCGGTTGGAAGCGTCCAGGGGGACCTGGTGTTTGTTGGCTACGGCATCACCAACCCGGAAGCAAAGCACGACGACTACGCCGGCGTGAACGTCAACGGAAAGATTGCCGTGGCAATGCGCTACGGCCCCGACGGAAACAACCCCCACAGCAGTTTTGCCGAGCATATGTCGTTCATGGCAAAGGTTCGCGCAGCGCGAAGCCACGGGGCCACGGCGTTGATTGTTATCAACCAGCCGAACGAGGAGCAGAAGCTCTACCCGCTGATGCTGGAGCGCGCCGGCAGCAACTTCGGGCTGCCGGTGTTGTTCGCCACCAGCCCCGCGTTTGACGATGTCCGCGACCCGCAGGAGCAGCCGCTGAAAGAAGTGCAGCTGCAGATTGACTCGCTGAAACGGCCCAACTCCTTCCCAATCTCCGGCTGGCGTGCGGACCTGAATGTGGACCTTCGGGTGAACCGCGACAGCATCCCGAACGTGATCGGCGTGCTGCCAGGAACCGACCCCAAATTGAAAGATGAAGTGGTGGTGATTGGCGGGCATTTCGACCATTTGGGCTGGGGGGGCGAAGGTTCCCTTGCCCACAACCACGACTCGGCAATCCACCACGGTGCCGACGACAACGCAAGCGGAACCGCCGGCGTGCTGGCCCTTGCGGAATACTTCGCCAAGAAAGGGGGGAACCGGCGGACACTGGTGTTCTGCGGGTTCAATGCCGAGGAGGAAGGGCTGTTGGGGTCCGCAGCATTGGTTGCCAACTTCCCCTATCCAATCCAGAACGTGGTGGCGATGGTGAACATGGATATGATTGGGCGGCTGGACAGCAACACGTTGGTGATGCACGGCATTGGGACCTCACCCGAATGGGAGCCAATGGTGAAACGGCTGAACCGCGACCGCTTCACGCTGAAGTTAGTGCCGGATGGCTTCGGCCCAAGCGACCACTCCAGCTTCTACGCCAAGGATATTCCGGTGCTCTTTTATTTCACCAATCTCCACAAAGATTACCACCGTCCAAGCGACACGTGGGAGAAGGTGAACTACCCAGGATTGAAGCAGATTGTGGAGCTGGTTGCCCAGAGTGTTTCGGCGGTGGATGCGATGGACCAACGCCCGGCGTTCACCAAAGCGCAAGCCACCCAAACGCCACGTTCGGGAAGCGGCTTCAAGGTTTATGTTGGGACCATCCCCGATTACGCGTTCGAGGGGAAAGGCCTGCGGCTAAGCGGCGTTAGCGATGGCGGACCGGCAGCAACGGCGGGCCTGAAAGGGGGCGATGTGATTGTGAAATTGGGGGGGAAAGAGATCGCCAACATCTACGACTACACCGATGCCCTGGGCCAGTTCAAACCGAAGCAGGAGGTGGAGGTGGAGTACCTTCGCGGCAGCGCGACGATGACGGGGAAAATCGTGATGGGGTCGCGGTAG
- a CDS encoding MBL fold metallo-hydrolase — translation MNIEQIYTGCLAQGAYYIHSNGVGAIIDPLREVEPYIRRAERDGVKIKYVFETHFHADFVSGHVDLARKTGATIVYGPNAAPEFPAHIATDGESFTVGEFTITALHTPGHTLESTCYLLRDGDGNEQALFTGDTLFLGDVGRPDLAQKAAHMTQEELAGLLYDSLMTKIMPLPNDLLIYPAHGAGSACGKNMMKETVDTLGHQKETNYALRQSSRQEFIAAVTDGLLPPPAYFPMNVMMNKRGYESIDIVMNHGMRPLNPKQFQELAEAGEALVLDTRPADQFAAGFIPRSVNIGLDGQFAPWVGALIADVRQPLLLVAEDGREEETAMRLARVGFDNLLGHLHGGFNAWRDAGKEVDTVHRVLPEEFAASVKLGEDQVIDVRRESEFQAQHLAQATNKPLDFINDWTAGMDPNGHFYLHCAGGYRSMMAASILKARGVHNFTEVSGGLAGISKTGLPVV, via the coding sequence ATGAACATCGAGCAGATCTACACCGGATGCCTGGCACAAGGCGCGTATTACATCCACTCCAACGGCGTGGGGGCAATCATTGACCCGCTGCGCGAGGTTGAGCCGTACATCCGCCGTGCCGAGCGCGACGGCGTGAAAATCAAGTATGTGTTCGAGACACACTTCCACGCCGATTTCGTTAGCGGCCACGTGGACCTTGCACGCAAGACCGGAGCCACGATTGTCTATGGCCCGAACGCCGCGCCGGAGTTCCCCGCCCACATTGCCACCGATGGCGAATCGTTCACCGTTGGCGAGTTCACCATCACCGCGCTTCACACCCCGGGCCACACGCTGGAATCCACCTGCTACCTGCTTCGGGATGGCGACGGGAACGAGCAAGCACTCTTCACCGGCGACACCCTGTTTTTGGGGGATGTTGGCCGCCCCGATCTTGCCCAAAAAGCCGCCCATATGACCCAGGAAGAGCTTGCCGGGCTGCTGTACGATTCGCTGATGACCAAGATCATGCCGCTCCCCAACGACCTGCTGATCTACCCCGCGCACGGGGCCGGAAGCGCGTGCGGCAAAAACATGATGAAGGAGACGGTGGACACGTTGGGCCACCAGAAGGAGACCAACTACGCCCTGCGCCAAAGCTCACGCCAGGAGTTCATCGCTGCCGTCACCGACGGGCTGCTTCCGCCGCCGGCGTATTTCCCGATGAACGTGATGATGAACAAGCGGGGCTACGAAAGCATTGACATTGTGATGAACCACGGCATGCGCCCGCTGAACCCAAAGCAATTCCAGGAGCTGGCCGAAGCCGGGGAGGCTCTTGTGTTGGATACGCGCCCCGCCGATCAGTTCGCCGCCGGGTTCATTCCGCGCTCGGTGAATATTGGCCTTGATGGGCAGTTCGCCCCGTGGGTTGGCGCGTTGATTGCCGACGTTCGCCAGCCGCTGCTGCTGGTGGCCGAAGATGGGCGCGAAGAAGAGACCGCCATGCGCCTGGCCCGCGTTGGATTCGACAACTTGTTGGGCCACCTCCACGGCGGGTTCAATGCTTGGCGCGATGCGGGGAAGGAGGTGGATACCGTCCATCGGGTTCTGCCCGAGGAGTTCGCCGCCAGCGTGAAACTTGGGGAGGATCAGGTGATTGATGTCCGCCGCGAAAGCGAGTTCCAGGCGCAACACCTTGCCCAGGCAACAAACAAGCCGCTTGATTTCATCAACGACTGGACCGCGGGCATGGACCCCAACGGGCATTTCTATCTCCACTGCGCCGGCGGCTACCGCTCGATGATGGCCGCCTCAATCCTGAAAGCCCGCGGGGTGCATAACTTCACCGAAGTCAGCGGCGGCCTTGCCGGGATTTCCAAAACCGGCCTGCCAGTGGTCTGA
- a CDS encoding type II toxin-antitoxin system HicB family antitoxin, translating to MSRKPHPRVIIYGAPEGGYTAEVSSLPGYVARAETLEECLDQLEMVVDLWGKAAERAEQEAQEAQAEQAAQAQQNNQPPSTADNHPSGEAG from the coding sequence ATGAGCCGTAAACCACATCCCCGAGTTATCATTTACGGTGCCCCAGAAGGGGGTTATACTGCCGAGGTCTCATCGCTTCCAGGGTACGTTGCGCGGGCCGAAACGCTTGAGGAATGTTTGGACCAATTGGAGATGGTGGTGGACCTGTGGGGAAAAGCCGCCGAGCGGGCAGAACAGGAAGCGCAGGAAGCTCAGGCCGAGCAAGCGGCTCAGGCCCAGCAGAACAACCAACCGCCATCCACCGCCGATAACCACCCCAGCGGGGAAGCAGGCTGA